A single window of Dermochelys coriacea isolate rDerCor1 chromosome 2, rDerCor1.pri.v4, whole genome shotgun sequence DNA harbors:
- the CCDC166 gene encoding coiled-coil domain-containing protein 166, producing MASKKEKPEQKAKDFGKSKQGTNRKEDDISKARSSTEPFVKEREQYLEKEYKILTEHVNMYMKRVEHFLWENEFLDKEAQKFREDSKAYMTYISKHTQKHQNAIITLNNQNHFDLAQVRKQKEELISQYTAKEKEMRNQLMEMETKYYLMNKEVEDLQPFKDLQLEQLSRIKELEKELLVTKIQHSEQMHKVKSRFLQVKAEYELDSHQKVQSLAKRAEAEAVRSLIQRTKQVKAENWRLRHELLSLIQCSHILKTLKLQLREQQQQLLQEHHYSQDLTRMRHWLKQHGEQGSNNEVNSFGSSLKSITSVKIRHIPTSLTSVKS from the coding sequence ATGGCATCCAAGAAAGAGAAGCCAGAACAAAAAGCTAAAGATTTTGGAAAAAGTAAGCAAGGAACAAACAGAAAGGAAGATGATATATCCAAGGCAAGGAGCAGCACAGAACCATTTGTCAAAGAGAGGGAGCAATATCTGGAGAAGGAATATAAGATCCTGACTGAGCATGTGAACATGTACATGAAGCGAGTAGAGCACTTTCTGTGGGAGAATGAGTTCCTGGATAAGGAGGCACAGAAGTTTCGGGAGGACAGCAAAGCCTATATGACCTATATAAGCAAACATACTCAGAAACACCAAAATGCTATCATTACACTAAACAACCAGAACCACTTTGATCTGGCACAGGTCCGAAAGCAGAAGGAAGAATTGATCTCTCAGTACACAGCtaaagagaaggaaatgaggaACCAATTGATGGAGATGGAGACAAAGTATTATCTTATGAACAAGGAGGTTGAAGACTTGCAGCCCTTCAAGGACCTGCAGTTGGAACAGCTGAGCAGAATCAAGGAGCTGGAGAAAGAATTGCTGGTCACAAAAATCCAGCACTCAGAGCAAATGCACAAGGTCAAGAGCAGATTCCTGCAAGTAAAAGCTGAATATGAGCTGGACTCTCATCAGAAGGTTCAGTCTCTGGCCAAGAGAGCTGAAGCGGAAGCTGTACGCAGCCTAATCCAGCGCACCAAGCAGGTGAAAGCAGAGAATTGGCGACTGCGCCATGAACTGCTCAGCCTCATCCAATGCTCACACATCCTCAAAACCTTGAAGCTTCAACTAAGAGAGCAGCAACAGCAACTCCTCCAGGAGCACCATTATAGCCAAGACCTCACACGCATGCGCCATTGGTTAAAGCAGCATGGGGAACAGGGCTCAAACAATGAAGTCAACAGTTTTGGCAGCTCCCTCAAAAGCATCACATCAGTTAAGATCAGACACATCCCTACTTCCCTCACTAGTGTCAAATCATAA